The Silurus meridionalis isolate SWU-2019-XX chromosome 16, ASM1480568v1, whole genome shotgun sequence genome has a segment encoding these proteins:
- the dnajc16 gene encoding dnaJ homolog subfamily C member 16 isoform X1 — protein sequence MAKTVMLCLSLQSVLILCVVLSGALGDDAEFNPYKILGVTKSASQAEIKKVYKRLAKEWHPDKNKNPEAEDMFIKITKSYEILSNEEKRANYDRYKQTNSQPYGPHGFRHFHDNFYFDESFFNFPFNSKGSRDDTDSKYMLHYNQYINEVVPDSSKRPFLIKITSDWCFSCVHMDPVWREAVKELEPLGVGVGVVDVGYERRLANHLGAHRTPSILGVINGKVTFFNYALAKEHLMQFVEDLLPQRLVEKITDRNHPDFLKSWYDINKPHVLLFDQVPAVPLLYKLTAFAYKDYVQFGYVDQGLSETANLLKQYNINTYAPTMLVFKENTDKPADIIQAKGMKKQIIDEFISNNKFLLAPRLVNQKVFDELCPVKQFHRRRKYCVLLITGEEEVFVPGNKAFLSLASVNTEEVLRFAYVYQRQQQPLCAVLLKNRDTPPQVVILERRNGAGKVLYKPIQGGWNGSEEDKHKLMEELERLRKDPSILTHDATLPELNNDFASMFLIRWIYAAYDYLSEIIDDVLHNNWREMMPLLSLISSALFILFGTVIIQAFSDSGEEKPMKPKAKEAAKTQNGSPSTTNMSSRPPKKNFVEVTELTDITYTSNLVKLRPGHINVVLVLTDATKNILLSKFAKEVYSFTGSQTLHFSFLNVDKHNEWMSTLLEFAQDAMQLEADEEEEASNRKTDYTGYVLALNGHKKYLCLFKPVYTGEDANSRAEDEAGSSRSRSSSRDEHQHRKGGARSRSTTLHIHHKLDRLGLWMERLMEGTLPRYYIPAWPGLDKITVNK from the exons ATGGCTAAAACAGTGATGCTGTGCCTGAGTCTTCAGTCTGTCCTGATCCTTTGCGTTGTCTTGTCTGGAGCTCTGGGAGACGATGCAGAATTCAACCCCTACAAGATCTTGGGGGTCACCAAGAGTGCAAGTCAGGCAGAAATCAAGAAAGTGTATAAACGCCTTGCCAAAGAATG GCATCCGGACAAAAACAAGAACCCAGAAGCTGAAGACATGTTTATTAAGATCACAAAATCCTATGAG ATCTTATCGAACGAAGAAAAAAGAGCCAATTATGATCGCTACAAGCAGACCAACTCCCAGCCTTACGGGCCACATGGCTTCCGTCACTTCCACGACAACTTCTACTTCGATGAGTCCTTCTTCAACTTCCCGTTTAACAGCAAGGGCAGCCGCGACGACACCGACAGCAAGTACATGCTGCACTACAACCAGTACATCAACGAAGTCGTGCCTGACAGCTCCAAGAGACCATTTCTAATCAAGATCACCTCGGACTGGTGCTTCAGCTGCGTCCACATGGATCCTGTGTGGAGGGAGGCCGTGAAGGAACTCGAGCCTCTTG GTGTAGGAGTAGGGGTAGTTGACGTCGGGTATGAGAGACGCTTAGCGAATCATCTGGGCGCTCACCGCACTCCGTCCATACTCGGCGTGATCAACGGAAAAGTAACTTTCTTTAACTACGCTCTGGCCAAAGAGCATCTCATGCAATTTGTGGAGGACCTGCTGCCTCAGAGACTGGTTGAGAAG ATCACGGACCGGAATCACCCAGACTTTCTGAAGAGCTGGTATGATATTAACAAACCCCACGTTCTGCTTTTTGACCAAGTGCCTGCGGTTCCTTTGCTGTATAAG CTGACTGCGTTTGCCTATAAGGACTATGTCCAGTTTGGCTACGTGGACCAGGGTCTGTCTGAGACGGCCAACCTGCTCAAGCAGTACAACATTAACACCTATGCTCCGACCATGCTTGTCTTCAAGGAGAACACAGACAAACCAGCTGACATTATACAG GCTAAAGggatgaaaaaacaaataattgatGAATTTATCTCCAACAACAAATTCCTTCTTGCCCCTCGTCTGGTGAACCAGAAGGTCTTTGACGAGCTTTGCCCCGTCAAACAGTTCCATCGGCGCCGAAA ATACTGTGTTCTGCTTATCACCGGCGAGGAAGAAGTCTTTGTCCCAGGAAACAAAGCTTTCTTGTCTCTGGCTTCTGTGAACACAGAGGAGGTTCTCCGTTTTGCATATGTATACCAACGTCAGCAGCAGCCTCTGTGTGCTGTGCTACTGAAGAACAGAGACACTCCTCCACAG GTGGTGATCCTGGAGCGGCGTAACGGGGCCGGTAAAGTGCTCTACAAGCCCATCCAGGGCGGCTGGAATGGTAGCGAAGAAGACAAACACAAGCTGATGGAGGAGCTGGAGCGGCTGCGGAAAGACCCCTCCATCCTTACCCATGATGCCACGCTGCCTGAGCTCAACAACGACTTTGCTTCA ATGTTTTTAATCAGGTGGATTTATGCTGCGTATGATTACTTGTCGGAAATTATTGATGATGTTCTCCACAATAATTG GCGTGAAATGATGCCTCTGCTGTCTCTGATATCCTCTGCCCTGTTTATCCTGTTTGGCACGGTGATTATTCAGGCTTTCAG TGATTCTGGTGAGGAGAAACCGATGAAACCAAAGGCCAAAGAAGCAGCAAAGACCCAGAATGGATCACCAAGCACTACCAACATGTCCAG CCGCCCACCAAAGAAAAACTTTGTGGAGGTGACGGAGTTAACAGACATCACTTATACCAGTAATTTGGTGAAGCTGCGACCAGGCCATATCAACGTGGTGCTGGTTCTCACGGACGCAACCAAAAACATACTGCTCAGCAAGTTTGCTAAAGAGGTTTACTCCTTCACTGg GAGCCAGACATTGCACTTCTCCTTCCTGAATGTGGACAAGCACAACGAATGGATGTCCACCCTGCTGGAATTCGCCCAGGACGCCATGCAGCTGGAAGcggacgaggaggaggaggccaGCAACCGCAAGACAGATTACACAGGCTACGTGCTGGCGCTCAACGGTCATAAGAAATACCTGTGCCTGTTCAAGCCTGTGTACACTGGGGAGGACGCTAACAGCAGAGCAGAGGACGAGGCAGGGAGCTCCAGATCCAGGTCAAGCTCCAGAGATGAGCATCAGCATAGGAAAGGAGGGGCACGCTCACGCTCCACCACTCTTCACATTCACCACAAACTGGATCGTCTGG
- the dnajc16 gene encoding dnaJ homolog subfamily C member 16 isoform X2 translates to MAKTVMLCLSLQSVLILCVVLSGALGDDAEFNPYKILGVTKSASQAEIKKVYKRLAKEWHPDKNKNPEAEDMFIKITKSYEILSNEEKRANYDRYKQTNSQPYGPHGFRHFHDNFYFDESFFNFPFNSKGSRDDTDSKYMLHYNQYINEVVPDSSKRPFLIKITSDWCFSCVHMDPVWREAVKELEPLGVGVGVVDVGYERRLANHLGAHRTPSILGVINGKVTFFNYALAKEHLMQFVEDLLPQRLVEKITDRNHPDFLKSWYDINKPHVLLFDQVPAVPLLYKLTAFAYKDYVQFGYVDQGLSETANLLKQYNINTYAPTMLVFKENTDKPADIIQAKGMKKQIIDEFISNNKFLLAPRLVNQKVFDELCPVKQFHRRRKYCVLLITGEEEVFVPGNKAFLSLASVNTEEVLRFAYVYQRQQQPLCAVLLKNRDTPPQVVILERRNGAGKVLYKPIQGGWNGSEEDKHKLMEELERLRKDPSILTHDATLPELNNDFASMFLIRWIYAAYDYLSEIIDDVLHNNWREMMPLLSLISSALFILFGTVIIQAFSDSGEEKPMKPKAKEAAKTQNGSPSTTNMSSRPPKKNFVEVTELTDITYTSNLVKLRPGHINVVLVLTDATKNILLSKFAKEVYSFTGLISSC, encoded by the exons ATGGCTAAAACAGTGATGCTGTGCCTGAGTCTTCAGTCTGTCCTGATCCTTTGCGTTGTCTTGTCTGGAGCTCTGGGAGACGATGCAGAATTCAACCCCTACAAGATCTTGGGGGTCACCAAGAGTGCAAGTCAGGCAGAAATCAAGAAAGTGTATAAACGCCTTGCCAAAGAATG GCATCCGGACAAAAACAAGAACCCAGAAGCTGAAGACATGTTTATTAAGATCACAAAATCCTATGAG ATCTTATCGAACGAAGAAAAAAGAGCCAATTATGATCGCTACAAGCAGACCAACTCCCAGCCTTACGGGCCACATGGCTTCCGTCACTTCCACGACAACTTCTACTTCGATGAGTCCTTCTTCAACTTCCCGTTTAACAGCAAGGGCAGCCGCGACGACACCGACAGCAAGTACATGCTGCACTACAACCAGTACATCAACGAAGTCGTGCCTGACAGCTCCAAGAGACCATTTCTAATCAAGATCACCTCGGACTGGTGCTTCAGCTGCGTCCACATGGATCCTGTGTGGAGGGAGGCCGTGAAGGAACTCGAGCCTCTTG GTGTAGGAGTAGGGGTAGTTGACGTCGGGTATGAGAGACGCTTAGCGAATCATCTGGGCGCTCACCGCACTCCGTCCATACTCGGCGTGATCAACGGAAAAGTAACTTTCTTTAACTACGCTCTGGCCAAAGAGCATCTCATGCAATTTGTGGAGGACCTGCTGCCTCAGAGACTGGTTGAGAAG ATCACGGACCGGAATCACCCAGACTTTCTGAAGAGCTGGTATGATATTAACAAACCCCACGTTCTGCTTTTTGACCAAGTGCCTGCGGTTCCTTTGCTGTATAAG CTGACTGCGTTTGCCTATAAGGACTATGTCCAGTTTGGCTACGTGGACCAGGGTCTGTCTGAGACGGCCAACCTGCTCAAGCAGTACAACATTAACACCTATGCTCCGACCATGCTTGTCTTCAAGGAGAACACAGACAAACCAGCTGACATTATACAG GCTAAAGggatgaaaaaacaaataattgatGAATTTATCTCCAACAACAAATTCCTTCTTGCCCCTCGTCTGGTGAACCAGAAGGTCTTTGACGAGCTTTGCCCCGTCAAACAGTTCCATCGGCGCCGAAA ATACTGTGTTCTGCTTATCACCGGCGAGGAAGAAGTCTTTGTCCCAGGAAACAAAGCTTTCTTGTCTCTGGCTTCTGTGAACACAGAGGAGGTTCTCCGTTTTGCATATGTATACCAACGTCAGCAGCAGCCTCTGTGTGCTGTGCTACTGAAGAACAGAGACACTCCTCCACAG GTGGTGATCCTGGAGCGGCGTAACGGGGCCGGTAAAGTGCTCTACAAGCCCATCCAGGGCGGCTGGAATGGTAGCGAAGAAGACAAACACAAGCTGATGGAGGAGCTGGAGCGGCTGCGGAAAGACCCCTCCATCCTTACCCATGATGCCACGCTGCCTGAGCTCAACAACGACTTTGCTTCA ATGTTTTTAATCAGGTGGATTTATGCTGCGTATGATTACTTGTCGGAAATTATTGATGATGTTCTCCACAATAATTG GCGTGAAATGATGCCTCTGCTGTCTCTGATATCCTCTGCCCTGTTTATCCTGTTTGGCACGGTGATTATTCAGGCTTTCAG TGATTCTGGTGAGGAGAAACCGATGAAACCAAAGGCCAAAGAAGCAGCAAAGACCCAGAATGGATCACCAAGCACTACCAACATGTCCAG CCGCCCACCAAAGAAAAACTTTGTGGAGGTGACGGAGTTAACAGACATCACTTATACCAGTAATTTGGTGAAGCTGCGACCAGGCCATATCAACGTGGTGCTGGTTCTCACGGACGCAACCAAAAACATACTGCTCAGCAAGTTTGCTAAAGAGGTTTACTCCTTCACTGg ATTGATTTCTTcttgctaa
- the selenoi gene encoding ethanolaminephosphotransferase 1 gives MAFYSYVTQEQLSGFDKYKYSAVDTNPLSIYIMHPFWNSMVKILPTWLAPNLITFTGFMFLVLNFAILSFYDYDFYASAEGHAHVPSWVWIAAGLFNFLAYTLDGVDGKQARRTNSSTPLGELFDHGLDSWACVFFVSSMYSVFGRGTSGVSVLTLYGLLWVVLFSFILSHWEKYNTGVLFLPWGYDISQVTISIVYIITALVGVETWYQPLMWNILYRDLFIVMILGCLFAVTLPMSLYNVWKAYRSNTLKHSSVYEAFLPFFSPLLIAILATLWVVLSPSNILELQPRIFYMMVGTAFANVTCKLIVCQMTNTRCQPLSWLLVPMALVVLLVISGVLQQSETVVLYVWTAVVVLTHIHYGVSVVEQLSAHFKICAFSLKKPSSDUHDEEKVGLTAAEV, from the exons ATGGCTTTCTACAGTTATGTCACTCAGGAGCAGCTCTCCGGCTttgataaatataaa TACAGCGCGGTGGACACCAACCCGCTCTCCATCTACATCATGCACCCCTTCTGGAACTCCATGGTGAAG atcttACCCACATGGCTGGCCCCTAACCTCATCACTTTCACTGGGTTCATGTTCCTAGTGCTCAACTTTGCAATCTTATCCTTCTACGACTATGACTTCTACGcatcag ccgAGGGTCATGCACACGTGCCAAGTTGGGTTTGGATAGCTGCAGGCCTCTTTAACTTTCTGGCATACACActag acGGAGTCGATGGGAAGCAGGCTCGCAGGACGAACTCGAGCACTCCCCTGGGCGAGCTGTTTGACCACGGCCTGGACAGCTGGGCGTGTGTGTTCTTCGTCAGCTCCATGTACTCCGTGTTCGGGCGCGGCACAAGCGGAGTCAGCGTGCTCACGCTGTACGGCCTGCTCTGGGTCgtccttttctctttcatcctctCACACTGGGAGAAATATAACACCGGCGTGCTCTTCCTGCCCTGGGGCTACGACATCAGCCAAGTG ACAATCTCTATCGTGTACATCATCACAGCCCTGGTCGGAGTGGAGACGTGGTACCAGCCACTAATGTGGAACATTCTGTACAGAGACCTCTTCATCGTCATGATCCTGG GTTGCTTGTTTGCTGTAACGTTACCAATGAGCCTGTACAATGTTTGGAA GGCATATCGCAGTAACACGCTGAAGCACAGCTCTGTGTACGAGGCCTTCTTGCCCTTCTTCTCGCCCCTGCTCATCGCCATCCTCGCCACACTGTGGGTCGTCTTGTCTCCCAGCAACATCCTGGAGCTGCAGCCCAGAATCTTTTACATGATGGTGGGGACGGCCTTCGCCAACGTCACT TGCAAGCTGATCGTGTGTCAGATGACTAACACACGCTGCCAGCCTCTGAGTTGGCTGTTGGTGCCGATGGCGTTGGTGGTGTTGCTGGTGATCTCAGGCGTGTTGCAGCAGAGTGAGACGGTGGTGTTGTACGTGTGGACGGCTGTAGTCgtcctcacacacatacactacggGGTTTCAGTG GTGGAACAGCTAAGCGCTCACTTTAAGATCTGCGCCTTCTCGCTGAAGAAGCCCAGCTCGGATTGACATGACGAGGAGAAGGTCGGCCTGACGGCGGCGGAGGTCTAA
- the iyd gene encoding iodotyrosine deiodinase 1 — MALISTLTPVFVAILCVVVAFILKTKRRSESPSAQKSSGGVGKRTEDRPWVDEDLQDDTEITGPENEENDWAETGTEDLPHIPYTPCRYPEEEMLERSKHFYALLNKRRSVRFISPEPVPREVIDNVIRAAGTAPSGAHTEPWTFVVVADDETKHKIREIVEQEEEINYKQRMGDKWVHDLRRLRTNWVKDYLDMAPYLILVFKQTYGIMPDGKKKTHYYNEISVSISCGLLLAALQNVGLVTVTSTPLNCGPQLRVLLRRPANEKLLMLLPVGYAATDATVPDLTRKKLEDIMAFV; from the exons ATGGCTCTCATTTCCACTCTGACACCGGTCTTTGTGGCCATCCTGTGCGTGGTCGTCGCCTTTATCTTGAAAACGAAGCGCAGGTCGGAGTCTCCGTCTGCTCAGAAGTCCTCCGGCGGCGTCGGAAAACGAACAGAAGACCGGCCGTGGGTGGATGAGGACCTGCAGGACGACACCGAAATCACTGGACCGGAAAATG AGGAAAATGATTGGGCAGAGACAGGGACAGAAGACCTCCCCCACATTCCGTACACTCCTTGTCGATACCCTGAGGAAGAAATGCTGGAGCGGTCCAAACACTTTTATGCTCTTTTGAACAAGCGCCGGTCGGTGCGCTTCATCAGCCCAGAACCCGTCCCTCGAGAGGTGATCGATAATGTGATACGTGCTGCAG gtacgGCTCCAAGTGGTGCTCACACCGAGCCCTGGACATTTGTGGTGGTGGCCGATGATGAGACGAAACACAAAATCCGAGAGATCGTAGAACAGGAGGAAGAGATTAACTACAAACAGAGAATGGGCGATAAATGGGTTCATGACCTGCGAAGACTTCG GACTAACTGGGTGAAGGATTATCTCGACATGGCGCCGTACCTGATCCTAGTCTTCAAGCAAACCTACGGAATAATGCCAGATGGGAAGAAAAAGACTCACTACTACAACGAGATTAGCGTGTCCATCTCATGTGGCCTCTTGCTGGCAGCTCTGCAG AATGTGGGTCTGGTGACGGTGACCTCCACACCTTTAAACTGTGGTCCACAACTCCGGGTTCTCCTTCGCCGGCCAGCCAATGAGAAGCTTCTCATGTTGCTTCCTGTTGGTTACGCAGCTACAGATGCCACCGTACCTGATCTGACACGCAAGAAGCTGGAGGACATCATGGCTTTTGTGTGA